A window of Mucilaginibacter paludis DSM 18603 contains these coding sequences:
- a CDS encoding S10 family peptidase yields MKRNTFVIAALFLILFMFSSWHTEPSDQKSVTWHSIFLDGKLIDYKATAGYIPLTDVNGILVAKIFYTAYTSLNAKTGQRPLTFVFNGGPGSASLWLHMGSFAPVRVKFKTERGDPPAAGYPYQDNSNSWLGFTDLVFIDPVSTGYSRAGDGIDPHKFYGYDQDIRSIADFIQSYLTQNNRLGSSVFMVGESYGAARAVGLTQFLQNRQVRVSGITLISPALNYQLLNFDHQNDQPYIYYLPTYAVTAQYHHRLAPSLQNLTKEELFKQAYFFATHTYARYLSHRRTTAELPKKILDSLASFTGLSRKVIIRHKGMIRDNDFMKELLLPKDEWVGCFDSRFTGPEKGGRYIDPSEVNIRSLFIPAFDTYMHQSLEYDNSLPYLATITVAWNYGTAQINGYLNVLGTLKTIVTNAPELKVNVICGYYDLATPLSATECALSHIGLPEGLQKNIKLNCYDSGHMVYISQAANTKLQANGKQFYQDALNDLTARSKFLAQLR; encoded by the coding sequence ATGAAAAGGAATACTTTTGTTATTGCTGCCCTTTTTTTGATCCTTTTTATGTTCAGTTCATGGCATACTGAACCTTCGGATCAAAAATCAGTAACCTGGCATAGCATCTTTCTCGATGGTAAACTAATTGACTACAAAGCTACCGCCGGATATATACCTTTAACAGACGTAAACGGCATACTGGTTGCGAAAATATTTTATACGGCCTATACGAGCCTGAACGCTAAAACAGGACAACGGCCACTAACCTTTGTATTTAACGGCGGGCCAGGTTCTGCATCACTATGGCTGCATATGGGCTCTTTTGCGCCGGTCAGGGTTAAATTTAAAACCGAACGTGGCGACCCGCCAGCGGCAGGTTACCCATATCAGGATAATTCCAACTCCTGGCTGGGTTTTACCGACCTTGTTTTTATCGATCCGGTTTCTACAGGTTACAGCAGAGCCGGAGATGGTATCGATCCCCATAAATTTTACGGATATGACCAGGACATCCGCTCGATCGCCGACTTTATTCAAAGCTATCTTACCCAAAATAACCGGCTCGGGAGTTCGGTTTTTATGGTTGGAGAGAGCTATGGAGCTGCACGCGCCGTTGGATTAACGCAATTTTTACAAAACCGGCAGGTCCGGGTAAGCGGCATAACGCTCATATCGCCGGCCTTAAACTATCAGTTGCTCAATTTCGATCATCAAAATGATCAACCGTACATCTATTACCTGCCTACTTATGCGGTAACGGCTCAATATCATCATCGGCTTGCCCCATCGCTTCAAAACCTGACTAAAGAGGAGTTATTTAAGCAGGCATATTTTTTCGCTACCCATACCTATGCCCGGTATTTAAGCCACCGCCGAACCACTGCCGAACTGCCAAAAAAGATCTTAGATTCATTGGCATCTTTTACCGGTCTGTCGCGTAAAGTTATCATCCGCCATAAAGGTATGATCAGGGACAATGATTTTATGAAAGAATTACTCCTCCCGAAAGATGAATGGGTAGGATGCTTTGACAGCCGTTTTACCGGGCCTGAGAAAGGCGGCCGCTACATAGATCCAAGTGAAGTAAATATCAGGAGTTTGTTTATTCCAGCGTTTGATACCTACATGCATCAGAGCCTGGAATATGATAATTCGCTTCCATATCTTGCTACGATTACCGTAGCATGGAACTACGGTACAGCGCAAATTAACGGCTATCTTAATGTATTGGGAACACTAAAGACTATTGTCACCAATGCCCCTGAGCTTAAAGTAAATGTGATTTGTGGTTACTATGACCTCGCTACACCTTTAAGCGCGACCGAATGCGCTTTAAGCCATATCGGTTTACCGGAAGGCCTCCAAAAAAACATCAAGCTCAATTGCTATGATTCGGGCCATATGGTTTATATCAGCCAGGCTGCCAATACAAAACTACAGGCCAATGGCAAGCAATTTTACCAGGATGCCTTAAATGATTTAACTGCAAGATCAAAATTTTTAGCTCAATTACGATGA
- a CDS encoding SDR family NAD(P)-dependent oxidoreductase, with protein MGKYALITGASKGIGRAIAIQLAQAGYNLFLVARSETELQELANYVIAAHGVKAAYLVKDLSQDNAGVLVAEWVRRSDIQLSVLINNAGYGLWGNFAELSLDGQMNMLRLNLDATIEITYHLLPLLKKQPKAYVLNVSSTAAYQALPTLALYSASKAFILSFSRALRYELKDTTVSVSVLSPGPTDTGFAHRAGLDALADLAEKFNMRPQDVARIGLKGLFDGKAEIVPGFLNKLSAYAAKHLFKTWIERISAGLYRHSK; from the coding sequence ATGGGAAAATACGCATTAATAACAGGAGCAAGCAAGGGCATAGGCAGGGCCATAGCCATACAATTGGCACAAGCGGGCTACAACTTATTTTTGGTTGCCCGTTCAGAAACTGAATTGCAGGAACTGGCTAACTATGTTATTGCCGCGCACGGCGTCAAAGCGGCATATCTGGTGAAAGACCTTTCGCAGGACAATGCGGGAGTTTTGGTTGCAGAATGGGTAAGAAGATCGGATATTCAACTTTCAGTATTGATCAATAACGCGGGTTATGGTTTATGGGGAAATTTTGCTGAATTGAGTTTGGACGGGCAAATGAATATGCTCAGGCTTAACCTGGATGCAACCATTGAAATCACCTATCATCTTTTACCCTTGCTTAAGAAACAACCGAAGGCCTATGTGTTGAATGTATCCAGTACGGCAGCCTACCAGGCACTTCCCACATTGGCACTTTACTCGGCCAGTAAAGCTTTTATCCTGTCCTTCAGCAGGGCCTTACGATATGAATTGAAAGATACCACCGTCTCTGTCAGCGTGCTTTCGCCCGGCCCCACAGACACAGGTTTTGCCCATCGCGCCGGCCTGGATGCACTGGCAGATCTTGCGGAAAAGTTTAACATGCGTCCACAAGATGTAGCCCGGATAGGTTTAAAGGGCCTCTTTGACGGGAAAGCCGAGATTGTTCCTGGCTTTTTAAATAAATTATCCGCCTACGCGGCCAAACACCTGTTTAAAACCTGGATAGAGCGGATAAGCGCGGGTTTATACCGGCACTCAAAATAA
- a CDS encoding RagB/SusD family nutrient uptake outer membrane protein: MKNSIYIIIGLLAVLSSCSKQLNQQPVSSLATTNFYSNNNDFLQAVNGAYYQLRAYPDQTLWLSEMRSDNINAVSDGNRDWDGINTFSPNITTVGFISSAWKNNFNGIYNANTVLDALSTKGSVIGSSALVTRYTAECRFLRAFYYFNLVKLFGKVPLVTKPLTADEVNTVQRSPVADVYTQIISDLQYAASNLPASYTGSDIGRATSYAAKGILGQVYLTRSGPTYSVEGPGLNSNEYDKALSVFNEIIASNQYSFLPDYASIFSYTNENNKEVLFDVQYASSIDGASFPSDLVPVAYWTSLGISNTYGNGYGSSSFPVTANLKNSYTVGTVSGTDVRYPFNVATTYTKSPFIKKYIDISKKGTSGTDWPINFIVLRYTDILLMKAECILHGAAGTQADVDGIVNQVRARAGVGALSNVTLNTLIEERRREFVGEGLRWNDLVREGLAVTTMNAWIAGDAITTISAVVPNYIIYPVPATEIQTKAGLYTQNPGYN, from the coding sequence ATGAAAAATAGTATATATATCATTATAGGTTTACTTGCCGTACTAAGCAGTTGCAGTAAGCAATTGAATCAGCAGCCGGTATCCAGTTTGGCAACCACCAATTTTTACAGCAATAACAATGATTTTTTGCAGGCTGTTAACGGGGCTTATTACCAGCTTAGGGCTTATCCCGACCAAACCCTGTGGCTCAGTGAGATGCGGAGTGATAACATCAATGCCGTTTCTGACGGTAATCGCGATTGGGATGGCATTAATACGTTTTCGCCAAATATCACCACCGTAGGTTTTATCTCCAGCGCCTGGAAAAATAATTTTAACGGCATTTATAATGCCAATACCGTGCTTGATGCGCTGAGTACTAAAGGAAGTGTAATTGGCAGCAGCGCCTTAGTAACCCGTTATACCGCCGAATGCCGCTTTTTGCGTGCCTTTTATTATTTCAACCTGGTTAAACTATTTGGTAAAGTGCCTTTGGTAACCAAGCCCCTTACTGCGGACGAGGTTAATACCGTACAACGCAGCCCGGTAGCGGATGTGTATACCCAGATCATCAGCGACCTGCAATATGCCGCGTCAAATCTCCCGGCATCTTACACGGGCTCAGATATAGGCCGCGCCACCTCTTACGCTGCCAAGGGAATCTTAGGGCAGGTGTACCTAACCAGGTCCGGACCAACTTATAGCGTGGAAGGGCCGGGTTTAAACAGCAATGAGTACGATAAGGCGCTGAGTGTGTTTAACGAGATCATAGCCAGCAATCAATACAGTTTCTTGCCCGATTATGCATCCATCTTCAGTTACACCAACGAAAACAACAAAGAGGTTTTGTTTGATGTGCAATATGCGAGCAGCATTGATGGCGCGAGTTTCCCGAGTGATTTGGTGCCGGTGGCCTACTGGACAAGCCTGGGCATCTCCAATACCTATGGTAATGGCTACGGGTCAAGTTCTTTCCCGGTTACCGCCAATTTAAAAAATTCGTATACCGTTGGCACCGTAAGCGGTACCGATGTGCGGTACCCCTTTAATGTGGCCACAACTTACACCAAAAGCCCGTTCATTAAAAAATATATTGATATCAGTAAAAAGGGTACTTCGGGTACAGACTGGCCTATTAATTTTATTGTGCTGCGCTATACGGACATTTTGCTGATGAAAGCTGAATGTATTTTGCATGGCGCTGCAGGCACACAGGCCGATGTGGACGGCATTGTAAACCAGGTACGGGCCAGGGCGGGCGTTGGTGCGCTCAGCAACGTTACTTTAAACACACTGATAGAGGAACGCCGCCGCGAGTTTGTTGGCGAAGGGCTGCGCTGGAACGACCTGGTAAGGGAAGGCTTGGCGGTAACTACGATGAACGCATGGATAGCGGGCGATGCCATAACGACCATAAGTGCCGTGGTGCCCAATTACATCATCTACCCGGTGCCGGCGACGGAGATTCAAACCAAAGCAGGTTTATACACACAAAACCCCGGCTATAACTGA
- a CDS encoding SusC/RagA family TonB-linked outer membrane protein, which translates to MQKNTKQERYSNRLLLHLPFYFKTALWLILFIGPQAFAKVSLPVKASAVQGKITDEKGQPLPGVSIRVKASTIAVASGNDGGYKINVPQDNSTLIFSFIGYQTQEINVGGRTEINIKLIPAQSSLGEVVVVGYGTQKRGDILGAVAGFDAKQVEEQPINRVEQALIGQMPGVQVRQQTGMVGSALSILVRGSGSITAGSEPLYVIDGFPLDVASQNSAGGFTTNPLDNLNPNDIESVQVLKDAAAGAIYGSRAANGVVIITTKRGQNGKMKISLNANTGVSQVSRKLDVLSPDEWVAMATEVANTAWVNSGTGRTASQTNDQRAAILGLAAGTINTSYMTDPRWAQPGHPGLDYVDWQDQVYRKGVFQNYELSASGGTDNVKYFISGNYLNQNGTLINSNYINYGLRANIEANASKKLKFGVNLAPSYSITNSPPAEGKDNQLMKLAQMVPVVESSAGLNTGAFGNATYTWASAKLISPYAFLQTAVNEIKSTRLLSSVYAEYQVIPGLAIKSTVNYDGLDRNNSKYTSDNVTVGASTALTTSPGLYSTGSYAVLKKQNFLNENTISFNRTIAKDHNISAVAGISYNIVHSEVASLATAGGFANDIITTLNNAIPNAAGVTLTGTTTETNNTLFSYFGRLQYAFQDKYLLSGTIRKDASSKFGAQNRWGTFPSASVGWRISRESFLADVSAITDLKLRFSWGKSGNNNIGDYNSIPTLTSASYSFGGNTPVSANGQIVSGLANPLLKWETSTTYNAGLDASFFNSRINLTVDIYNKKNSDLLLNLPVLSASGFASSLQNIGAVVNKGLELNLSTVNVRTSRFQWSMNANIAFNNNKVTALGPDHAPIEIASAYSGSNAPYLLKEGLPAFSYYVTKVVGILTAADMADPKVAKLKNETVGDEKYYDANGDGVIDAKDRVIGGQPTPKYTWGWTNTFKYHDFDLSVLVYGQHGGSILSYLGRAIDFSGSTTANVLGTWRNRWTPENQNYSAPRGKYGSTYTVPYVTSDWIYSTDFLRVQNITLGYNLKKLLKSSATISSARVFISLENYFSHDNYKGGANPEAQNTNNSGNSSYAVAGDYGSMPLSKTASLGINVSF; encoded by the coding sequence ATGCAAAAAAACACGAAGCAGGAACGGTATTCAAACCGCTTGCTTTTACATTTACCATTCTATTTTAAAACAGCCTTATGGCTTATCCTATTTATTGGCCCACAAGCATTTGCAAAAGTCAGTTTACCTGTAAAAGCCAGTGCTGTGCAAGGTAAAATTACCGACGAAAAAGGGCAGCCCCTACCGGGTGTGAGCATCAGGGTAAAGGCATCAACCATAGCTGTGGCCTCCGGAAATGATGGTGGCTACAAAATTAATGTACCACAGGATAACAGCACCCTGATCTTCAGTTTTATTGGCTATCAAACCCAGGAAATTAATGTCGGCGGGCGTACGGAGATCAACATTAAATTAATACCTGCACAAAGCAGTTTGGGCGAAGTAGTTGTAGTGGGCTACGGCACACAAAAGCGCGGCGATATATTGGGCGCGGTGGCTGGTTTTGACGCCAAACAGGTGGAAGAACAACCTATTAACCGGGTGGAACAAGCCCTGATAGGACAGATGCCCGGCGTACAGGTAAGGCAGCAAACCGGTATGGTGGGCAGTGCCCTAAGCATCTTGGTACGGGGTTCCGGCTCCATCACCGCCGGTAGCGAACCTTTATATGTAATTGACGGCTTCCCGCTGGATGTGGCGAGCCAGAATTCGGCAGGAGGGTTTACAACCAATCCGCTGGATAACCTAAACCCGAACGATATCGAGAGTGTACAGGTGTTAAAAGATGCGGCAGCAGGGGCCATATATGGTTCGCGGGCGGCCAACGGTGTAGTCATCATTACCACCAAACGAGGCCAGAACGGCAAAATGAAGATCAGCCTGAATGCCAATACGGGCGTGAGCCAGGTGTCGCGTAAGCTGGACGTATTAAGTCCTGATGAATGGGTGGCTATGGCTACCGAAGTAGCCAATACGGCCTGGGTGAATTCTGGAACAGGACGCACGGCAAGTCAAACAAACGATCAGCGGGCCGCCATTTTAGGATTGGCCGCCGGAACGATCAATACCTCTTACATGACGGACCCGCGCTGGGCACAACCGGGGCACCCCGGTTTGGATTACGTGGACTGGCAAGATCAGGTTTACCGCAAAGGTGTCTTTCAAAATTACGAACTGTCGGCAAGTGGGGGTACCGATAATGTGAAATACTTTATCTCTGGAAATTACCTCAACCAAAACGGAACGCTCATCAATTCCAATTATATCAATTATGGTTTAAGGGCCAATATTGAAGCTAATGCAAGCAAAAAGTTAAAATTCGGCGTTAACCTTGCACCTTCTTATTCCATCACGAATTCTCCACCTGCTGAAGGTAAAGATAACCAGTTGATGAAACTGGCACAAATGGTACCCGTAGTAGAAAGTTCGGCGGGGCTAAATACCGGTGCTTTTGGAAATGCCACTTACACCTGGGCCAGTGCCAAACTAATCAGTCCGTACGCTTTTTTACAAACTGCGGTTAACGAAATTAAATCCACACGGTTATTAAGTTCGGTTTATGCCGAGTACCAGGTAATCCCGGGCCTGGCTATAAAATCTACCGTTAATTATGACGGCCTTGATCGTAATAATAGTAAATACACCTCAGACAATGTAACCGTGGGTGCGTCCACAGCATTAACTACCAGCCCCGGTTTATATTCAACCGGCTCTTACGCCGTACTCAAAAAACAAAATTTTTTGAACGAGAATACCATTAGCTTTAACCGTACCATCGCTAAAGATCATAACATATCTGCGGTGGCCGGTATATCCTATAATATCGTTCACTCGGAGGTAGCCAGCTTAGCAACTGCCGGTGGCTTTGCCAACGACATTATCACTACCTTAAATAATGCCATCCCTAATGCGGCCGGCGTAACGTTAACCGGCACCACAACCGAAACCAATAATACGCTGTTTTCTTACTTTGGCAGATTGCAGTATGCTTTCCAGGATAAATATCTTTTGTCCGGTACTATCCGCAAGGATGCCTCCTCTAAGTTCGGTGCCCAGAACCGCTGGGGTACTTTCCCTTCGGCTTCGGTAGGATGGCGGATATCCAGGGAATCATTCCTGGCTGATGTATCCGCAATTACCGACCTGAAGCTGCGCTTTAGCTGGGGTAAATCAGGCAATAACAATATTGGCGACTACAACTCCATCCCTACGCTTACCAGTGCCAGCTATAGCTTTGGTGGTAATACGCCAGTATCGGCAAACGGACAGATCGTTTCCGGCCTGGCTAATCCGCTATTAAAATGGGAAACCTCAACAACTTACAATGCCGGTTTGGATGCCAGTTTTTTCAACAGCCGAATCAATTTAACGGTGGATATTTATAATAAAAAGAACAGCGATTTACTGCTTAACCTGCCCGTGCTTTCAGCCAGTGGTTTCGCCTCCAGCTTGCAGAACATTGGCGCCGTAGTCAATAAAGGTTTGGAGCTAAACCTCAGTACCGTAAACGTTAGAACCTCCAGGTTCCAATGGTCAATGAATGCCAATATCGCCTTCAATAACAATAAGGTAACTGCGCTTGGCCCAGATCATGCACCTATCGAAATCGCCTCGGCCTATAGCGGCAGTAATGCACCTTATTTGTTAAAAGAGGGTTTACCGGCCTTTAGCTACTATGTAACCAAAGTTGTAGGTATTTTAACCGCCGCCGATATGGCCGATCCTAAAGTGGCTAAATTAAAGAATGAAACCGTTGGGGATGAAAAATATTATGATGCTAACGGCGACGGTGTGATAGATGCGAAGGACCGGGTAATTGGCGGACAGCCCACACCCAAATATACCTGGGGATGGACCAATACTTTTAAGTACCACGATTTTGACCTGAGTGTTTTGGTATACGGCCAGCATGGCGGCTCGATATTGTCTTATTTAGGCCGAGCGATTGATTTTTCTGGAAGTACCACAGCCAACGTATTAGGCACCTGGCGCAACAGATGGACGCCTGAAAACCAAAACTACAGCGCCCCACGCGGAAAGTATGGCTCAACTTATACTGTGCCATATGTAACATCTGACTGGATCTATTCTACTGATTTTTTACGGGTGCAGAATATTACGTTGGGTTACAACCTTAAGAAGCTCTTAAAATCATCGGCAACCATCAGTTCGGCCAGGGTTTTTATATCTCTCGAAAATTATTTCAGTCATGATAATTACAAAGGTGGTGCAAACCCAGAAGCGCAGAATACCAATAACAGCGGTAACAGTAGTTACGCAGTAGCCGGTGATTATGGATCTATGCCTTTAAGTAAAACCGCATCCCTGGGTATCAATGTTAGTTTTTAA
- a CDS encoding phytanoyl-CoA dioxygenase family protein, translated as MNTEYQKFTLGSSITPEQQFFFNRNGFIHFKDFIKPETVSDIIAASEQVQKNWLANAIDKVNGVPIKYGKDLDGSTIVQRFAFINQHSNLLHEFTLDPRLKVLLELTGPGARLGTDEKDGMVFNHYVNAEQSSFTQMGWHTDGLRDIFHGQKLNPMLNVGIHLSSLKPENGGLRILPGTHKQSLYQMLFRKKYFLDNEADTNEVAIIPAAGDLTIHDGRLWHRVAQSSVLGEESRRRVIYVPIIAGKYEPKTADSPTAFYQRFAALVK; from the coding sequence ATGAACACCGAATACCAAAAATTCACCTTAGGGTCATCTATTACCCCAGAACAACAATTCTTTTTTAACCGTAACGGCTTTATACATTTTAAAGATTTCATCAAACCCGAAACAGTAAGCGATATTATAGCCGCATCAGAACAGGTACAAAAAAACTGGTTGGCCAATGCCATCGACAAAGTGAATGGGGTACCGATCAAATATGGCAAAGACCTGGATGGTTCAACCATTGTGCAACGCTTTGCCTTTATTAACCAACACAGCAACTTACTCCACGAGTTTACTTTAGACCCCCGCTTAAAGGTTTTGCTGGAATTGACCGGTCCGGGTGCAAGGCTTGGAACTGATGAAAAAGATGGAATGGTTTTCAATCATTACGTTAATGCCGAACAAAGCAGCTTTACGCAAATGGGCTGGCATACCGATGGTTTACGGGATATCTTCCACGGTCAAAAGTTGAACCCGATGCTCAACGTAGGTATTCATTTAAGCTCGCTCAAGCCCGAGAACGGAGGTTTGCGGATACTGCCCGGTACCCATAAACAGAGCCTTTATCAGATGTTGTTCAGGAAGAAATATTTTTTGGACAACGAAGCTGACACTAATGAGGTGGCCATCATCCCGGCCGCAGGCGACCTGACTATTCACGACGGACGTTTATGGCACCGCGTTGCACAGTCATCGGTGTTAGGGGAGGAGAGCCGCCGCAGGGTGATCTACGTGCCTATCATTGCCGGTAAATACGAACCGAAGACGGCCGATAGTCCGACAGCCTTTTATCAGCGCTTTGCCGCTTTAGTTAAATAA